The following proteins come from a genomic window of Takifugu rubripes chromosome 11, fTakRub1.2, whole genome shotgun sequence:
- the LOC101070261 gene encoding odorant receptor 131-2-like has translation MSDNASVAGGVSLRARIYKQLIITQFIVSIFFTINLLLIATVFSNQVFLSTMRYILFLITLVSDSLFLILSDLLLILYTIYFTMQISLCIIFYLIVCLSVFVTPVTLTAMTLERYVAICLPLRHPELCSLHNTQKCILIILTVSSVPCFIILSTFIAAASSSVYTQHKLCSMEMFVSIPWQNHFKFAVYQFYFFIMSITITFSYVKIMKVAKAASGENKKSTWKGLSTVILHAFQLLLCLIQLWCPFIESAIIKIDLLLYINVRYVDYVTFILAPRCLSPLIYGLRDEKFLNALKYLALCGLYKKKIGFT, from the coding sequence ATGTCAGATAATGCTTCAGTGGCTGGAGGCGTCTCCCTGCGAGCTCGAATCTACAAGCAGCTCATTATTACACAGTTCATTGTGTCGATTTTCTTCACGATCAACCTGCTTCTGATCGCAACTGTCTTCTCAAACCAGGTCTTTCTCTCAACCATGCGTTACATTCTGTTTCTTATCACTCTTGTGTCTGacagtttatttttaatcctaTCTGACCTTCTCCTGATTTTGTATACCATCTATTTCACTATGCAAATCAGCCTGTGCATCATTTTTTACCTGATTGTgtgcctgtctgtgtttgtcacGCCGGTCACTCTGACAGCAATGACGCTGGAGCGATACGTGGCCATTTGCCTGCCTTTACGGCACCCGGAGCTTTGCTCCCTGCACAACACTCAGAAATGTATCCTGATCATCCTTACTGTCAGCAGTGTGCCCTGCTTCATCATTCTATCCACCTTCattgcagcagcctccagttcTGTGTATACACAGCACAAGCTTTGCTCCATGGAGATGTTTGTCTCCATCCCCTGGCAGAATCACTTTAAATTTGCTGTATATCAGTTTTACTTCTTCATCATgtccatcaccatcactttcTCTTATGTGAAAATTATGAAAGTTgccaaagctgcatcaggagagAACAAAAAGTCAACATGGAAGGGGCTCAGTACGGTGATCCTTCAtgctttccagctgctgctctgcctcatccagctgtggtgtcCGTTTATAGAATCTGCTATTATCAAAATAGATCTATTATTGTATATTAATGTCAGATACGTTGACTACGTGACTTTCATTCTGGCTCCGAGGTGTCTGAGTCCTCTCATCTACGGTCTGAGGGATGAGAagtttttaaatgctttaaaataTTTGGCTCTGTGTGGCttgtacaaaaaaaagattGGATTTACTTGA
- the LOC115251452 gene encoding odorant receptor 131-2-like: protein MSDNASVAGGVSLQARIFEQIIITQLIVSIFFMINLLLIATVFSNQVFLSTMRYILFLITLVSDSVFLILSDLLLILYNIYFTMQVSLCIIFYLIVCQCMFVTPVTLTAMTLERYVAICLPLRHPELCSLHNTQKCILIILTVSSVPCFIILSTFIAAASSSVYTQHKRCSMEMFVSLPWQNHFKFAVYQFYFFIMSITITFSYVKIMKVAKAASGEDKKSTWKGLRTVILHAFQLLLCLIQLWCPFIESAIVKIDLLLYINVRYFNYVSFILAPRCLSPLIYGLRDEKFLNALKYLALCGLYKKKIGFT, encoded by the coding sequence ATGTCAGATAATGCTTCAGTGGCTGGAGGCGTCTCCCTGCAAGCTCGAATCTTCGAGCAGATCATTATTACACAGCTCATTGTGTCAATTTTCTTTATGATCAACCTGCTTCTGATCGCAACTGTCTTCTCAAACCAGGTCTTTCTCTCAACCATGCGTTACATTCTGTTTCTTATCACTCTTGTGTCTGACAGTGTATTTTTAATCCTATCTGACCTTCTCCTGATTTTGTATAACATCTATTTCACTATGCAAGTCAGCCTGTGCATCATTTTCTACCTGATTGTGTGTCAGTGTATGTTTGTCACGCCGGTCACTCTGACAGCAATGACGCTGGAGCGGTACGTGGCCATTTGCCTGCCTTTACGGCACCCGGAGCTTTGCTCCCTGCACAACACTCAGAAATGTATCCTGATCATCCTTACTGTCAGCAGTGTGCCCTGCTTCATCATTCTATCCACCTTCattgcagcagcctccagttcTGTGTATACACAGCACAAGCGCTGCTCCATGGAGATGTTTGTCTCCCTCCCCTGGCAGAATCACTTTAAATTTGCTGTATATCAGTTTTACTTCTTCATCATgtccatcaccatcactttcTCTTATGTGAAAATTATGAAAGTTgccaaagctgcatcaggagagGACAAGAAGTCAACATGGAAGGGGCTCAGGACGGTGATCCTTCAtgctttccagctgctgctctgcctcatccagctgtggtgtcCGTTTATAGAATCTGCTATTGTCAAAATAGATCTATTATTGTATATTAATGTCAGATACTTTAACTACGTGAGTTTCATTCTGGCTCCGAGGTGTCTGAGTCCTCTCATCTACGGTCTGAGGGATGAGaagtttttaaatgctttgaaatatttgGCTCTGTGTGGCttgtacaaaaaaaagattGGATTTACTTGA
- the LOC115251541 gene encoding odorant receptor 131-2-like — MSDNASVAGGVSLQVQIFEKIIITQLIVSIFFMINLLLIATVFSNHVFLSTMRYILFVITLVSDSILLIIANLLLILHSTYFTIEVSLCIVFYLIVSLCAFVTPVTLTAMTLERYVAICLPLRHPELCSLHNTQKCILIILTVSSVPCFIILSTFIAATSSSVYTQHKRCSMEMFVSIPWQNHFKFALFQFYFFIMSITITFSYVKIMIVAKAASGENKKSTWKGLSTVILHAFQLLLCLIQLWCPFIESAIIKIDLLLYINVRYFNYVTFILAPRCLSPLIYGLRDEKFLNALKYLALCGLYKKKTGFT; from the coding sequence ATGTCAGATAATGCTTCAGTGGCTGGAGGCGTCTCCCTGCAAGTTCAAATCTTCGAGAAGATCATTATTACACAGCTCATTGTGTCAATTTTCTTTATGATCAACCTGCTTCTGATCGCAACTGTCTTCTCAAACCATGTCTTTCTCTCAACCATGCGTTACATTCTGTTTGTTATCACTCTTGTGTCTGACAGCATTCTTTTAATCATAGCTAACCTTCTCTTGATTCTGCATTCCACTTATTTCACCATTGAAGTCAGCCTGTGCATCGTTTTCTACCtgattgtgtctctgtgtgcgtttGTCACGCCGGTCACTCTGACAGCAATGACGCTGGAGCGGTACGTGGCCATTTGCCTGCCTTTACGGCACCCGGAGCTTTGCTCCCTGCACAACACTCAGAAATGTATCCTGATCATCCTTACTGTCAGCAGTGTGCCCTGCTTCATCATTCTATCCACCTTCATTGCAGCAACCTCCAGTTCTGTGTATACACAGCACAAGCGCTGCTCCATGGAGATGTTTGTCTCCATCCCCTGGCAGAATCACTTTAAATTTGCTCTATTTCAGTTTTACTTCTTCATCATgtccatcaccatcactttcTCTTATGTGAAAATTATGATAGTTgccaaagctgcatcaggagagAACAAAAAGTCAACATGGAAGGGGCTCAGTACGGTGATCCTTCAtgctttccagctgctgctctgcctcatccagctgtggtgtcCGTTTATAGAATCTGCTATTATCAAAATAGATCTATTATTGTATATTAATGTCAGATACTTTAACTACGTGACTTTCATTCTGGCTCCGAGGTGTCTGAGTCCTCTCATCTACGGTCTGAGGGATGAGaagtttttaaatgctttgaaatatttgGCTCTATGTGGCTTGTACAAAAAAAAGACTGGATTTACTTGA
- the LOC115251542 gene encoding odorant receptor 131-2-like produces the protein MSDVQKPVIILDYNRNKGGVDNLDKVIRTYSCRRMTARWPLVIFHNIIDVSSYNAFVIWRETNPNWMSHFLCRIRMSDNASVAGGVSLRARIFEQIIITQLIVSIFFMINLLLIATVFSNQVFLSTMRYILFLITLVSDSVFLILSDLLLLLYSIYFTMQVSLCIIFYLIVCQCMFVTPVTLTAMTLERYVAICLPLRHPELCSLHNTQKCILIILTVSSVPCFIILSTFIAAASSSVYTQHKLCSMEMFVSIPWQNHFKFAVYQFYFFIMSITITFSYVKIMKVAKAASGENKKSTWKGLSTVILHAFQLLLCLIQLWCPFIESAIIKIDLLLYVNVRYFNYVTFILSPRCLSPLIYGLRDEKFLNALKYLALCGLYKKRLDLLDY, from the exons ATGTCAGATGTTCAGAAGCCAGTCATCATCCTGGACTACAACCGCAACAAAGGAGGTGTGGACAACCTAGATAAGGTGATTAGAACATACAGCTGCAGAAGGATGACTGCCCGCTGGCCCCTGGTCATCTTCCACAACATCATTGATGTTTCCTCCTACAATGCCTTCGTGATTTGGAGAGAGACCAACCCAAACTGGATGTCTC ATTTCTTGTGCAGAATCAGAATGTCAGATAATGCTTCAGTGGCTGGAGGCGTCTCCCTGCGAGCTCGAATCTTCGAGCAGATCATTATTACACAGCTCATTGTGTCAATTTTCTTTATGATCAACCTGCTTCTGATCGCAACTGTCTTCTCAAACCAGGTCTTTCTCTCAACCATGCGTTACATTCTGTTTCTTATCACTCTTGTGTCTGACAGTGTATTTTTAATCCTATCTGACCTTCTCCTGCTTTTGTATAGCATCTATTTCACCATGCAAGTCAGCCTGTGCATCATTTTCTACCTGATTGTGTGTCAGTGTATGTTTGTCACGCCGGTCACTCTGACAGCAATGACGCTGGAGCGGTACGTGGCCATTTGCCTGCCTTTACGGCACCCGGAGCTTTGCTCCCTGCACAACACTCAGAAATGTATCCTGATCATCCTTACTGTCAGCAGTGTGCCCTGCTTCATCATTCTATCCACCTTCattgcagcagcctccagttcTGTGTATACACAGCACAAGCTTTGCTCTATGGAGATGTTTGTCTCCATCCCCTGGCAGAATCACTTTAAATTTGCTGTATATCAGTTTTACTTCTTCATCATgtccatcaccatcactttcTCTTATGTGAAAATTATGAAAGTTgccaaagctgcatcaggagagAACAAAAAGTCAACATGGAAGGGGCTCAGTACGGTGATCCTTCAtgctttccagctgctgctctgcctcatccagctgtggtgtcCGTTTATAGAATCTGCTATTATCAAAATAGATCTATTATTGTATGTTAATGTCAGATACTTTAACTACGTGACTTTCATTCTGTCTCCGAGGTGTCTGAGTCCTCTCATCTACGGTCTGAGGGATGAGaagtttttaaatgctttgaaatatttgGCTCTGTGTGGCTTGTACAAAAAAAGATTGGATTTACTTGATTACTGA